A single Endozoicomonas sp. NE40 DNA region contains:
- a CDS encoding extracellular solute-binding protein, which translates to MMSNPTTPTLLLLFILTAFSAITSAAPLEHAVSLFGKPAYPEGFSHFNYVNPNAPKGGTLRQSALGQFDSLNPYVDRGVAAAGADLQYDTLLARSWDEPLTKYGLIAEKIERDPDNNWVAFYVNPKARFNDGKPVTAEDIKFSFDLLREKGSTFYRNFYLDVDQVTVTSPERALFKFKHNKNRELVTNLGQMPIFPKHYWKDRDFSSPGLTIPVTSGPYKVKEMQPGRSITYQRDPNYWAKDLPVCRGRFNFDQLHYIYFLDTGVALQALLVGEYDWLMVSDPKHWQKLFSSKNQALLKKTGLVTETLPNSNPQTVMLTYNTRKSFLKDRRVREALGSALDFDRLNQNYFHDLLRRANSYFSGTDLGAKGLPTPEELKWLEPWRNQLPKPLFTRTYIPPGHNDSNKRAQRAKALELLKEAGWRIRDNQQVNSKGEPLTLTLLLTNPENERYTLGYRKSLKALGIELSIRTVDRAQYIERIRNLDFDMVTNVFRHTPSPGTEQKDHFSSAVADLHGSRNLAGVKNPAVDDIVGRIPTATSREQLLSLLHALDRVLLWEHYSLSLWYQPDWPLVHRAYLKHPQQTAPYALDISTWWFDGSQKKTAK; encoded by the coding sequence ATGATGAGTAACCCTACAACACCGACACTGCTGCTTCTGTTCATTCTGACTGCTTTCTCCGCTATCACTTCTGCAGCCCCTCTTGAACACGCCGTCAGTCTGTTTGGCAAACCCGCCTACCCGGAAGGTTTCAGCCATTTTAACTACGTTAATCCCAACGCCCCCAAAGGCGGAACACTCAGGCAATCAGCACTCGGACAGTTTGACAGTCTCAACCCTTATGTGGACCGGGGCGTGGCGGCTGCAGGAGCCGATTTGCAATACGACACGCTGCTGGCCCGTTCATGGGATGAACCACTCACCAAATACGGGCTCATCGCAGAGAAAATTGAACGTGACCCGGATAACAACTGGGTCGCCTTCTACGTCAACCCCAAAGCACGATTCAATGATGGTAAACCGGTAACAGCCGAAGATATCAAGTTTTCATTTGACCTGCTGAGGGAAAAAGGCTCCACCTTCTATCGTAACTTTTATCTGGATGTTGACCAGGTGACAGTGACCTCACCGGAGAGAGCGTTATTCAAATTCAAACACAATAAAAACCGCGAGCTGGTGACCAATCTCGGGCAGATGCCAATATTTCCGAAACACTACTGGAAAGACCGTGATTTCAGTTCTCCCGGGTTGACGATCCCGGTCACCAGCGGCCCTTATAAAGTCAAAGAAATGCAACCGGGTCGCAGCATTACCTACCAGCGTGATCCGAATTACTGGGCAAAAGACCTGCCCGTCTGCCGGGGACGGTTCAATTTCGACCAGCTTCACTATATCTACTTTCTGGATACCGGCGTTGCCCTTCAGGCTCTGCTGGTCGGTGAATACGACTGGCTAATGGTATCCGACCCAAAACACTGGCAAAAACTGTTTTCCAGTAAAAATCAGGCGCTTTTGAAAAAAACAGGACTGGTGACTGAAACCCTGCCTAACAGTAACCCACAGACTGTCATGCTCACTTACAACACCCGTAAGTCATTTCTGAAAGACCGCCGGGTCAGGGAGGCCCTGGGCTCAGCATTGGACTTTGACAGACTCAATCAAAACTATTTTCATGACTTGCTTCGCCGGGCAAACAGCTATTTCTCCGGTACCGACCTGGGCGCAAAAGGCCTGCCCACTCCAGAGGAACTCAAGTGGCTCGAACCCTGGCGCAACCAGCTGCCCAAACCATTATTTACCCGGACTTATATCCCGCCCGGTCATAACGATAGCAATAAGCGGGCTCAGCGGGCTAAAGCACTGGAACTGTTGAAAGAGGCAGGCTGGCGCATCAGGGATAACCAGCAGGTCAACAGTAAAGGCGAGCCCCTGACGCTGACACTGCTCCTTACCAACCCGGAGAATGAGCGTTATACCCTTGGTTATCGGAAGAGTTTAAAAGCACTGGGGATAGAACTGTCTATACGTACAGTAGACAGGGCTCAGTACATAGAACGGATTCGTAATCTTGACTTTGATATGGTCACAAACGTGTTCCGGCACACACCCTCACCCGGCACCGAACAAAAAGATCACTTCAGTTCAGCCGTTGCCGACCTGCATGGTAGCCGCAACCTTGCAGGTGTAAAGAACCCGGCGGTGGATGATATTGTCGGGCGTATACCTACAGCCACCAGCCGTGAACAGCTTCTGTCTCTGCTGCATGCGCTGGACCGGGTACTATTGTGGGAACATTACAGCCTGTCATTGTGGTACCAGCCCGACTGGCCACTGGTACACCGGGCCTACCTGAAGCACCCGCAACAGACAGCGCCCTATGCACTGGATATCAGCACCTGGTGGTTTGATGGTTCACAGAAAAAGACTGCTAAGTAA
- a CDS encoding porin encodes MFKKTLLASSVFAAIAAIPAVANESSADDKYGHDLYGVIAVQLANRDYKEDNKNSGFQINNETRLGWRGHARFDSLPEHTKFIWQVETGYVDPSFSNRSGSYFGERDTFVGFDSERFGLVRAGRVLTPLYELVDWPGSNPGLGDVWDWGGTIGGVKHNDRQSDTIRWDTMELWTGFTLDLAAGAGNDRSDSTGSEKSKNNYWHGGAAHQRFDLGSGNWIQLDLAYEMNYNTRSVAKQVGADDDDPGITNYWDNKAWLVGVQGGLGPVGYFAQYRRAEAETEEANSSTVKEKQDSYTTGLMYNFGANNKWQAKVAYAKNNELKVGSTKQNNTDDKVWSAQLLYQVDSNAVVYARYRDVKMGDAYKMRASDVDPRWKSDSFKEASVGIEYWF; translated from the coding sequence ATGTTTAAGAAAACTCTTCTGGCCAGCAGTGTTTTTGCAGCGATTGCCGCTATTCCAGCAGTAGCCAATGAGAGCAGCGCGGACGATAAGTACGGTCATGACCTTTATGGTGTGATTGCGGTGCAGCTTGCGAACCGAGACTATAAAGAGGATAACAAAAATAGCGGCTTCCAGATTAATAATGAAACCCGTCTAGGTTGGCGCGGTCATGCCCGATTTGACTCTTTGCCAGAGCATACAAAGTTTATCTGGCAGGTTGAGACAGGCTATGTAGATCCGAGCTTTAGCAATCGATCCGGTTCCTATTTCGGCGAGCGTGACACCTTTGTTGGTTTCGACAGTGAAAGATTCGGCCTGGTACGTGCCGGTAGAGTGTTGACTCCTCTGTATGAGCTGGTGGACTGGCCGGGATCTAACCCGGGACTGGGCGATGTCTGGGATTGGGGTGGCACTATTGGTGGTGTTAAGCACAATGATCGACAGTCCGACACCATTCGCTGGGATACTATGGAGTTGTGGACTGGTTTCACGCTGGACCTGGCAGCCGGTGCCGGTAATGACCGGTCTGATTCAACAGGCAGTGAAAAATCAAAAAATAATTACTGGCATGGCGGTGCAGCGCATCAGAGGTTTGACCTGGGTTCTGGTAACTGGATTCAACTGGACCTTGCCTATGAAATGAATTACAACACACGCTCTGTTGCCAAACAGGTTGGTGCTGATGACGATGACCCTGGTATCACCAATTACTGGGATAACAAAGCCTGGCTGGTGGGTGTTCAGGGTGGGCTCGGCCCCGTTGGTTACTTCGCACAATATCGCCGTGCTGAAGCTGAAACCGAAGAAGCTAATAGCTCGACGGTTAAAGAAAAGCAGGACTCTTATACAACAGGTTTGATGTATAACTTTGGCGCTAACAACAAGTGGCAGGCAAAAGTTGCTTATGCCAAGAATAATGAGCTGAAAGTGGGTAGCACCAAGCAGAACAATACTGATGATAAGGTCTGGTCTGCCCAGTTGTTATATCAGGTTGACTCTAATGCTGTTGTTTACGCCAGATACCGTGATGTGAAGATGGGAGATGCTTATAAGATGAGAGCGTCCGATGTAGATCCCCGTTGGAAGTCTGACAGCTTCAAAGAAGCTTCTGTCGGTATCGAATACTGGTTCTGA
- a CDS encoding extracellular solute-binding protein, whose translation MKTALYYLCICCASTLLLFSSPIRADDNVTRSHALSVYDQFKHPERFTHFDYANPQAPKGGILRKAATGSFDTFNTFAPKGNWAADSYTLYDSLMVRAGDEPYTVYGLIAQSIEYPKDLTWVAYNIHPDARFHDDAPITAEDVVYTFETLKEKGPPHYRHLYADISSVKATSRLRVEFRFSRPQGKHLFLRLSQLRVLPKHFWTRPENDIANADLSIPLASGPFKIKDFEAGHHVTYERVKHYWAKDLPVNKGRHNFDEVRIDYYRDDQIALEAFKQGAYDLRVDGNPKNWAEGYKGNRLKSGDIIQEAVPNKTLGLRAFVFNLRKARFADRRLRQAISLALDFKWINKHLFFDIYKQAYSLFSNSELAADALPSAKEIELLSPWRKDLPEEVFTRVYQPPTTDGSGNWRNNQRQALKLLKEAGWQLRNGKLVNQKTGEPMEFEILLSQPEFERFVLPFANNLKALGIHARVNTIDTSQYINRLREFDFDMVIHGFWPGISPSTELKNYWGSESAKAQAGKNISGISLPVLDALIEKSVKTESRSELVDIARALDRVVLWHHAVIPQWYLPYWPFIYKKGLKHPETAPDYASGLDTWWWE comes from the coding sequence ATGAAAACGGCCCTCTATTACCTGTGTATCTGCTGTGCCAGCACCCTGCTACTATTCAGCAGCCCAATACGAGCGGATGACAATGTGACCCGCTCCCATGCGCTGAGTGTTTATGACCAGTTCAAGCACCCTGAACGCTTTACTCATTTTGACTATGCCAACCCACAGGCCCCCAAAGGCGGCATCCTCCGCAAGGCCGCTACCGGTTCGTTCGACACCTTCAATACCTTTGCACCCAAAGGCAACTGGGCAGCAGACAGCTACACCCTTTACGATTCCCTGATGGTCAGGGCGGGCGATGAACCCTACACCGTTTACGGACTGATCGCCCAGTCCATTGAATACCCAAAGGATCTGACATGGGTGGCCTACAACATTCACCCGGATGCCCGATTTCACGACGATGCCCCAATAACAGCAGAAGATGTTGTTTACACCTTTGAGACCCTGAAAGAAAAAGGGCCTCCTCATTACCGTCATCTGTATGCTGATATCAGCTCTGTCAAAGCCACCAGCCGCCTGAGAGTCGAATTCCGTTTTTCTCGTCCCCAGGGCAAACATCTGTTCCTGAGACTGTCTCAGTTAAGAGTGTTGCCCAAACATTTCTGGACTAGACCAGAGAACGATATTGCCAACGCCGACCTGAGCATTCCTCTTGCCAGTGGTCCCTTTAAAATCAAAGACTTTGAAGCAGGACATCATGTGACTTATGAGCGCGTGAAACATTACTGGGCAAAGGATTTACCCGTCAACAAAGGGCGACACAACTTCGATGAAGTGCGTATTGATTATTACCGTGATGACCAGATAGCCCTGGAAGCTTTCAAGCAGGGCGCCTATGACCTGAGGGTGGATGGCAACCCGAAAAACTGGGCAGAAGGCTATAAGGGCAATCGTCTGAAAAGCGGAGATATCATTCAGGAAGCGGTGCCTAACAAAACGCTGGGGCTGCGTGCCTTTGTCTTCAACCTGCGTAAAGCCCGGTTTGCAGACAGGCGGTTGCGTCAGGCCATCAGTCTGGCACTGGATTTTAAGTGGATTAACAAACACCTGTTCTTTGATATTTACAAACAGGCCTACAGTCTGTTCTCTAACTCTGAACTGGCTGCTGATGCCCTGCCCTCTGCAAAAGAAATCGAGCTGCTGTCCCCCTGGCGAAAAGATCTGCCTGAAGAAGTGTTCACGCGGGTCTACCAGCCCCCTACCACAGACGGCAGCGGCAACTGGCGCAATAATCAGCGCCAGGCACTGAAACTGTTAAAAGAAGCTGGCTGGCAGCTACGAAACGGCAAGCTGGTTAACCAGAAGACAGGCGAACCGATGGAGTTTGAAATTCTGCTGTCCCAACCTGAATTCGAACGCTTTGTGCTTCCCTTTGCTAACAATCTGAAAGCTCTGGGTATCCATGCCCGGGTCAACACTATTGACACCTCTCAGTACATCAACCGTCTGAGAGAGTTTGATTTCGACATGGTCATCCACGGCTTCTGGCCCGGCATCTCACCCAGTACCGAATTAAAAAATTACTGGGGCAGCGAAAGCGCCAAGGCCCAGGCCGGTAAAAACATTTCCGGAATCAGCCTGCCGGTACTGGATGCGCTCATAGAGAAATCTGTGAAGACCGAGTCCAGATCTGAACTGGTGGATATTGCCCGCGCCCTTGACCGAGTGGTGTTGTGGCACCATGCCGTTATTCCCCAGTGGTATCTGCCTTACTGGCCCTTTATCTATAAGAAGGGATTAAAGCATCCGGAGACTGCACCGGATTACGCCAGCGGTCTGGATACCTGGTGGTGGGAGTAG
- a CDS encoding extracellular solute-binding protein, which yields MTHRYSFPTRFLPVKNALMHTCLTLALGLTALTADATQTLQRPEGSQTSMTMHGSPKYPEGFRHYDYVNPEAPKGGALRMTSMGTFDSLNPFIEKGTSVAATAYMYDTLMASSYDEPFTMYPLLAQYVERAPDNSSITFHLNPRARFHDGHPVTAEDVVFSLNTLLEKGTPFYRAYYGDIEKVEALSRYSVRFVFKHNQNRELPLIISQMTVLPKHFWEKEENDFQAANMSIPLGSGPYKIKSVDSGRSIEYQRVEDYWGKDLPVNVGRYNFDTIQLDYFRDENVALQAMKAGKYNVRFEYSALNWATAYDIPATRNGELKLESIRTLSPQGMQGFAYNTRRELFEDPKVRKALMAAFDFEWLNKNLFFDSYYRTNSYFANSTMTATGIPEGKELELLKPFRNQLPKELFTEPYKLPVYDGSGQIRSQIRNSLRLLSEAGWKLENGVLRNGKGEPFKFEILLIQSSMERVALAFKKNLEQLGVDATIRVVDASQYINRLRKFDYDMIVSRYGQSSSPGNEQRDFWGSAAADVPGSRNYMGIKNPVVDQLVDNLIHADSREDLETAAKALDRVLLWGEYMIPQYYYPNVRVAYWQPLEHPFKPTPEGSKAPQLYNFDLDSWWMGTESTPVVTAIDSSQAPSENELSDKTALWVGLLIVLGLLGRFLNKRRSRKDA from the coding sequence ATGACTCATCGGTACAGTTTTCCAACCCGGTTCCTGCCCGTCAAAAATGCCCTTATGCACACTTGCCTGACCCTGGCTCTGGGACTTACAGCCCTGACCGCTGACGCCACTCAGACGTTGCAACGCCCCGAAGGCAGCCAGACCAGCATGACGATGCATGGTTCCCCCAAATACCCTGAAGGATTCCGGCATTATGATTATGTCAATCCTGAAGCGCCCAAAGGCGGCGCGCTTCGTATGACATCGATGGGGACTTTTGACAGCCTCAATCCCTTTATTGAAAAAGGCACCTCTGTCGCTGCTACCGCCTATATGTACGACACGTTGATGGCATCCAGTTACGACGAGCCTTTCACCATGTATCCACTACTGGCGCAGTATGTGGAGCGGGCTCCGGATAACAGCAGCATTACCTTTCACCTTAATCCCAGGGCACGTTTTCACGATGGTCACCCGGTGACCGCTGAAGATGTTGTCTTTTCACTGAATACCCTGCTGGAAAAAGGCACACCGTTTTATCGTGCCTATTATGGCGATATTGAAAAAGTCGAAGCACTGTCCCGATACAGTGTTCGCTTTGTTTTCAAACACAACCAGAATCGGGAGCTGCCGCTGATTATCAGTCAGATGACGGTTCTGCCCAAACACTTCTGGGAAAAAGAAGAGAATGACTTTCAGGCCGCCAACATGAGCATTCCCCTTGGCAGCGGTCCCTATAAAATCAAATCCGTCGATTCCGGCCGCAGCATTGAGTACCAGAGAGTCGAGGACTACTGGGGAAAAGACCTGCCCGTCAACGTGGGACGCTATAACTTCGATACCATCCAGTTAGATTATTTCCGTGATGAAAACGTTGCCCTGCAGGCCATGAAGGCAGGCAAATACAACGTTCGTTTCGAGTACTCGGCACTGAACTGGGCCACAGCTTACGACATTCCCGCCACCCGGAACGGTGAGCTGAAACTGGAAAGCATCAGAACCCTGTCGCCACAGGGTATGCAGGGTTTCGCCTACAACACTCGCCGGGAGCTCTTTGAGGACCCGAAGGTAAGAAAGGCGCTGATGGCTGCATTTGATTTTGAGTGGTTGAACAAAAATCTGTTTTTCGATTCCTATTACCGTACCAACAGCTACTTTGCCAACTCCACCATGACCGCTACCGGCATCCCTGAAGGTAAAGAGCTGGAATTGCTGAAGCCTTTCCGTAACCAACTGCCCAAAGAACTGTTCACAGAACCCTACAAGCTGCCGGTTTATGATGGTTCCGGCCAGATACGCAGCCAGATACGTAACTCCCTCAGGCTATTGTCAGAAGCTGGTTGGAAACTTGAGAACGGTGTCCTGAGAAATGGCAAAGGCGAACCCTTCAAGTTTGAAATCCTGTTGATCCAGTCCTCCATGGAACGGGTTGCACTGGCCTTTAAAAAGAACCTTGAACAGTTAGGTGTCGATGCCACCATTCGTGTTGTGGACGCCTCCCAGTACATTAATCGCCTGCGCAAATTTGATTACGACATGATTGTTTCCCGCTATGGTCAGTCCAGCTCACCGGGCAATGAGCAACGGGATTTCTGGGGCAGTGCAGCTGCCGACGTACCCGGTTCCCGTAACTATATGGGCATTAAAAACCCTGTCGTCGACCAGCTGGTCGATAATCTGATCCATGCCGACTCCCGTGAAGACCTGGAAACAGCGGCCAAAGCTCTGGACCGGGTATTGCTGTGGGGGGAATACATGATTCCACAATACTATTACCCCAATGTCCGGGTCGCGTACTGGCAACCACTGGAACACCCTTTCAAGCCCACCCCGGAAGGTTCAAAGGCACCACAGCTGTATAACTTTGATCTGGACAGTTGGTGGATGGGAACAGAATCCACTCCCGTTGTAACGGCAATAGATAGTTCTCAGGCACCATCTGAGAACGAACTATCTGACAAAACCGCTTTGTGGGTAGGACTGCTGATTGTTCTGGGACTGCTGGGAAGATTTTTGAACAAAAGACGTAGCAGGAAGGACGCTTAA
- a CDS encoding microcin C ABC transporter permease YejB, with protein MYSYILRRLALMIPTLFGIMLLNFVIIQAAPGGPVEQMIAKLEGFDTNAISRIGGSSSAEVQQFSLDESGEYRGRRGLDPELIKDIEKLYGFDKPAPERFIQMVGNYLRFDFGDSFFRDAKVVDLIIEKLPVSISLGLWSTLIIYLISIPMGIRKAVRHGSKFDIWTSAVITTGYAIPSFLLAILLIVLFAGGSYWNIFPLRGLTSDNFDELTTMGQIMDYAWHMVLPVFCMVIGGFATLTMLTKNSFLDEIHRQYVQTARAKGLDEGRVLYGHIFRNAMLLVISGFPAALIGILFTNSLLIEIIFSLDGLGLLGYEAAINRDYPVVFGSLFIFTLIGMVIKLIGDLTYVMVDPRIDFEARG; from the coding sequence ATGTACAGTTACATACTGCGCCGGCTGGCGCTGATGATCCCAACCCTGTTCGGCATCATGCTGCTCAACTTTGTCATTATACAGGCCGCCCCCGGCGGCCCTGTAGAGCAAATGATTGCCAAGCTGGAAGGTTTTGATACCAATGCTATCAGTCGTATTGGCGGCTCAAGCAGTGCGGAAGTGCAACAGTTTTCCCTGGATGAATCCGGTGAATACCGTGGACGACGGGGGCTTGATCCCGAGCTGATCAAGGATATAGAGAAACTCTATGGTTTTGACAAGCCTGCCCCTGAACGCTTTATTCAGATGGTGGGCAACTATCTGCGTTTCGACTTTGGCGACTCGTTTTTCCGGGACGCTAAAGTCGTCGACCTGATCATAGAAAAGCTGCCTGTCTCCATTTCCCTGGGATTGTGGAGTACGCTCATTATCTACCTCATCTCCATTCCTATGGGCATTCGCAAGGCGGTTCGTCACGGCTCAAAGTTTGATATCTGGACCAGTGCCGTCATTACCACCGGTTACGCCATTCCCAGCTTTTTGCTGGCTATCCTGCTGATTGTCCTGTTTGCCGGAGGCAGTTACTGGAATATTTTCCCTCTGCGGGGGCTGACCTCGGACAACTTTGATGAACTGACCACCATGGGTCAGATCATGGACTATGCCTGGCACATGGTACTGCCAGTCTTCTGTATGGTGATTGGCGGCTTTGCCACGCTGACCATGCTGACCAAAAACTCTTTCCTGGATGAAATCCACCGTCAGTATGTGCAGACCGCAAGGGCAAAAGGACTGGACGAAGGGCGGGTTCTGTACGGACACATTTTCCGTAATGCCATGCTGCTGGTGATTTCCGGTTTCCCTGCCGCCCTGATCGGCATCCTGTTTACCAACTCGCTGCTGATTGAAATTATATTCTCCCTCGATGGTCTGGGACTGCTGGGCTATGAAGCTGCCATTAACCGGGACTATCCGGTGGTGTTTGGCTCCCTCTTTATCTTTACCCTGATTGGCATGGTGATCAAACTGATTGGCGATCTGACCTACGTCATGGTGGACCCACGAATCGATTTCGAAGCGCGGGGTTAG
- a CDS encoding ABC transporter permease, which yields MKMTPLNQRRWENFKQNRRGYISLWLFGILFFTTLVAEFIANDKPLLIRFQGDYYTPVFHTYPETTFGGEFELEIDYRQEYAKELIEPHGWMLWPPIRYSYDTINYARIAPAPPSLDNLLGTDDQGRDVLARVIYGFRISVLFGLALTFFSTIIGVGVGAIQGFYGGRIDLFGQRFIEIWSGMPSLYLLIIMSSFVEPGFWWLLGIMLLFQWMTLVDVVRAEFLRGRNLEYVRAARALGMSDSRLMYRHILPNAMIATVTFMPFILTGAITTLTSLDFLGFGLPAGSPSLGELIAQGKNNLQAPWLGITAFMVMSVMLTLLVFIGEASRDALDPRKYHTGV from the coding sequence TTGAAAATGACCCCACTCAACCAGCGACGCTGGGAAAATTTTAAACAAAACCGCAGAGGCTACATCTCTCTATGGTTGTTCGGCATTCTGTTTTTCACCACTCTGGTTGCCGAATTTATTGCCAATGACAAACCCCTGCTGATCCGTTTTCAGGGTGATTACTACACCCCGGTGTTTCATACCTATCCTGAAACCACTTTTGGCGGCGAGTTCGAACTGGAAATTGACTACCGGCAGGAGTATGCAAAAGAGTTGATTGAACCTCATGGCTGGATGCTGTGGCCGCCCATTCGTTACAGTTACGACACCATCAACTATGCCCGGATCGCCCCTGCCCCTCCCTCTCTGGACAATCTTCTGGGAACGGATGACCAGGGTCGGGATGTACTGGCCCGGGTGATATACGGTTTCCGGATATCGGTTCTGTTCGGCCTTGCCCTGACCTTTTTCAGCACCATTATCGGTGTGGGGGTCGGTGCCATACAGGGTTTTTATGGTGGCAGGATCGACCTCTTCGGGCAGCGCTTTATTGAAATCTGGTCGGGTATGCCCAGCCTGTACCTGCTGATCATTATGTCGAGTTTTGTCGAACCCGGTTTCTGGTGGCTGCTGGGCATTATGCTGCTGTTTCAGTGGATGACACTGGTCGATGTGGTTCGGGCTGAGTTCCTGCGCGGCAGAAACCTTGAATATGTCCGGGCAGCAAGAGCCCTTGGAATGAGCGACAGCCGCCTGATGTACCGGCATATTCTGCCCAATGCCATGATCGCCACCGTCACCTTTATGCCCTTTATTCTCACCGGTGCCATTACCACCCTGACCTCACTGGATTTTCTCGGCTTTGGCCTGCCTGCCGGGTCGCCCTCGCTGGGTGAGCTGATTGCCCAAGGCAAGAACAACCTGCAGGCACCCTGGCTGGGGATTACTGCCTTTATGGTGATGTCGGTGATGCTGACCCTGCTGGTCTTTATTGGAGAAGCCTCTCGTGATGCACTGGACCCACGCAAATACCATACAGGAGTGTAA
- a CDS encoding ABC transporter ATP-binding protein, whose protein sequence is MSDHPTAAQKPLLSVKDLQVQFLQGEQTFNAVNQISFDIRPGETLGLVGESGSGKSVSALSILKLLPDNARYQGEILFNGENLTHADSNKIRQIRGHQISMIFQEPMTALNPLHTIGKQITEVLTLHLGLNNGEARVRALELLELVGIPQPTSKINAYPHELSGGQRQRVMIAMSLACEPKLLIADEPTTALDVTVQRQILKLLAELQEKLGMAILFISHDLNLIRHVSDRICVMKDGCLVEQEATETLFTRPQHPYTIDLLNAEPGGAPESVPNPDKTLIECKNLKVWFPIKQGFFRKTVDHVKAVTNLSMSLQQGETLGIVGESGSGKTTLGMALMRLQSSEGEIYFMGKGLHGLSQKACQPYRREKQVVFQDPYGSLSPRMTIADIIAEGLDIHGVSSREEREQEVIRAMADVGLDSDFRHRYPHEFSGGQRQRIAIARALILKPKLIILDEPTSALDRTVQSQVIELLRNLQTKYNLSYIFISHDLAVVKAMSHRIMVMKEGQVVEQGDTGDIFHNPKQPYTRELLAAAFETQLAGNSSSAHSR, encoded by the coding sequence ATGAGCGACCATCCAACTGCCGCGCAGAAACCGCTTCTGAGTGTAAAAGACCTGCAGGTTCAGTTTCTGCAGGGCGAACAGACATTTAATGCCGTTAACCAGATCAGTTTTGATATTCGTCCTGGTGAAACCCTGGGACTGGTTGGCGAATCCGGCTCCGGAAAATCCGTGTCGGCGTTGAGTATTTTAAAACTGCTGCCGGATAACGCCCGTTATCAGGGCGAAATTTTGTTCAACGGTGAAAACCTGACCCATGCCGACAGCAACAAGATTCGCCAGATTCGTGGTCACCAGATCAGCATGATCTTCCAGGAACCCATGACCGCACTGAACCCTTTGCACACCATTGGTAAACAGATTACTGAAGTGCTGACCCTGCACCTGGGACTGAACAATGGTGAGGCCAGAGTCAGAGCGCTGGAATTGCTGGAACTGGTGGGTATTCCTCAACCCACCAGCAAGATCAATGCTTATCCCCATGAGCTGTCCGGAGGCCAGCGACAGCGGGTGATGATCGCCATGTCTCTGGCCTGTGAACCGAAACTGCTGATCGCTGATGAGCCAACAACGGCTCTGGATGTTACGGTACAGCGGCAGATCCTGAAACTGCTGGCAGAGTTACAGGAAAAACTGGGGATGGCTATTCTGTTTATCAGTCACGACCTGAATCTGATCCGTCATGTATCTGACCGCATCTGTGTGATGAAAGACGGCTGTCTGGTTGAACAGGAAGCGACTGAAACCCTGTTCACCCGTCCACAGCACCCCTACACCATTGACCTGCTGAATGCCGAACCCGGTGGCGCGCCGGAGTCTGTCCCGAATCCGGATAAGACCCTGATTGAATGTAAGAACCTGAAAGTCTGGTTTCCCATCAAACAGGGTTTTTTTCGTAAAACGGTAGACCATGTCAAAGCCGTGACGAACCTCAGTATGTCACTGCAACAGGGAGAGACACTGGGTATTGTCGGTGAGTCTGGCTCAGGAAAAACCACACTGGGCATGGCCCTGATGCGACTGCAGTCCAGTGAAGGTGAAATCTATTTTATGGGCAAAGGCCTTCATGGCCTGAGCCAGAAAGCCTGTCAGCCCTATCGCCGGGAAAAGCAGGTGGTGTTCCAGGACCCTTATGGCAGCCTGAGTCCGCGTATGACCATAGCGGACATTATTGCCGAAGGTCTGGATATCCACGGTGTCAGCAGCAGGGAAGAACGCGAGCAGGAAGTTATTCGAGCCATGGCCGATGTGGGTCTTGATTCTGACTTCAGACACCGTTATCCACATGAGTTCTCAGGTGGCCAGCGCCAGCGGATTGCCATTGCCAGGGCTTTGATCCTTAAGCCAAAGCTGATCATTCTCGACGAACCCACCTCTGCACTGGACCGGACGGTTCAGTCTCAGGTCATCGAACTGTTGCGAAACCTGCAAACGAAATACAACCTGAGTTATATATTTATCAGCCATGACCTCGCCGTGGTGAAAGCCATGAGCCACCGGATTATGGTGATGAAAGAAGGCCAGGTCGTTGAACAGGGTGATACCGGTGATATCTTTCACAACCCTAAGCAACCTTACACCCGGGAGCTGCTGGCGGCTGCTTTTGAAACGCAGCTGGCAGGTAACAGCTCCAGTGCTCACAGCCGCTAA